One window from the genome of Streptomyces sp. WZ-12 encodes:
- a CDS encoding WhiB family transcriptional regulator: protein MQLTTHTPSATDLIPPPDLQENPLLPLTELDDEIDRLGTAVPCRTYDPEVFFAESPADVEYAKTLCQTCPVREACLAGAKDRREPWGVWGGELFVQGVVVPRKRPRGRPRKNPVVA from the coding sequence GTGCAACTCACGACGCACACCCCGTCAGCCACCGACCTGATCCCTCCGCCTGACCTCCAGGAGAACCCCTTGTTGCCCCTCACCGAGCTCGACGACGAGATCGACCGCCTCGGCACCGCCGTCCCCTGCCGCACCTACGACCCCGAGGTCTTCTTCGCCGAGTCCCCGGCCGACGTCGAGTACGCCAAGACGTTGTGCCAGACCTGCCCGGTGCGCGAAGCCTGCCTGGCCGGCGCCAAGGACCGCCGCGAGCCGTGGGGTGTGTGGGGCGGTGAGCTCTTCGTCCAGGGCGTCGTCGTACCCCGCAAGCGTCCGCGGGGCCGTCCGCGCAAGAACCCGGTCGTGGCATGA
- a CDS encoding YlbL family protein: MPRRTATLLASTLMLIALLCAGVLIPVPYAEMSPGPTVNTLGEHDGEPVLQISGRKTYPTSGHLNMTTVRVTGPDYNMNLLEAVYGWLDPSSAVVPHKTLYPEGQTAEQADQQNAEEFSQSQESAKAAALKELNIPVATQTVVGAVLKDKPADGVLHAGDVIKAVDGKDVQQTSDVAKFVTQHKPGEKVVFSIIPAKEAAAAEKKGKRPEVPVKQLAITTASDGGRAVVGIQAQLDHIFPFPIDVKLADVGGPSAGLMFALGIVDKLTPGGDLTGGKFVAGTGTIDDQGKVGPIGGISMKTIGARDKGAEFFLTPKENCAAAAKDTPSGLRLVKVGSIQDAVKALEKIRGHDTAGLPSCSPAGR, encoded by the coding sequence ATGCCACGCCGCACCGCGACGCTGCTCGCCTCGACCTTGATGCTGATCGCGCTGCTCTGCGCCGGGGTGCTGATTCCCGTCCCGTATGCCGAGATGTCGCCGGGGCCGACGGTCAACACCCTCGGTGAGCACGACGGGGAGCCGGTCCTGCAGATCTCCGGCCGGAAGACCTATCCGACGTCCGGGCACCTCAACATGACGACGGTCCGGGTCACGGGGCCGGACTACAACATGAACCTCCTTGAGGCGGTCTACGGCTGGTTGGACCCGAGCAGCGCGGTGGTGCCGCACAAGACGCTCTATCCCGAGGGGCAGACGGCCGAGCAGGCCGACCAGCAGAACGCCGAGGAGTTCAGTCAGTCCCAGGAGAGCGCCAAGGCCGCCGCGCTCAAGGAGCTGAACATTCCGGTCGCCACCCAGACCGTCGTCGGTGCGGTCCTGAAGGACAAGCCGGCCGACGGGGTGCTGCACGCCGGCGATGTGATCAAGGCGGTGGACGGCAAGGACGTCCAACAGACCAGCGACGTCGCCAAGTTCGTCACCCAGCACAAGCCGGGCGAAAAGGTGGTCTTCTCCATCATTCCGGCCAAGGAGGCGGCCGCGGCGGAGAAGAAGGGCAAGCGGCCTGAGGTCCCCGTCAAGCAGCTCGCGATCACCACGGCGTCGGACGGCGGCCGGGCGGTGGTCGGCATCCAGGCGCAGTTGGACCACATCTTCCCGTTCCCCATTGACGTGAAGCTGGCGGACGTCGGCGGCCCGAGCGCCGGGCTGATGTTCGCGCTCGGCATCGTCGACAAGCTCACCCCGGGCGGCGATCTGACGGGCGGCAAGTTCGTCGCCGGTACGGGCACCATCGACGACCAGGGCAAGGTCGGCCCGATCGGCGGCATTTCGATGAAGACGATCGGGGCGCGGGACAAGGGCGCGGAGTTCTTCCTGACGCCCAAGGAGAACTGCGCGGCCGCGGCGAAGGACACCCCCAGCGGCCTCCGGCTGGTGAAGGTCGGCTCCATCCAGGACGCGGTCAAGGCGTTGGAGAAGATCCGCGGGCACGACACCGCCGGCCTGCCGAGTTGTAGCCCGGCAGGCCGGTAG
- a CDS encoding ABC1 kinase family protein, with amino-acid sequence MSDLPRKAVTRTAKLAALPLGFAGRATWGLGKRLGGRSAEIVGRELQQRTAEQLFKVLGELKGGAMKFGQALSVFESALPEEIAGPYRAALTKLQDAAPPMPTSTVHAVLAEQLGANWREQFAEFEDKPAAAASIGQVHRAVWHDGREVAVKVQYPGAGTALLSDLTQLSRFARLLGPLIPGMDIKPLITELRDRVAEELDYALEAEAQQAHAAEFAADPDVVVPAVVHQGDQVLVTEWLAGVPLSEVIADGTEEQRDRAGQLLARFLFSGPARTGLLHADPHPGNFRLLPGESPDGPVAEWRLGVLDFGTVDRLPDGLPPTIGASLRMALDGEADAVYRMLCEEGFVKESIALDPDAVLEYLLPIIEPAQVDAFTFSRGWMRQQATRIGDPRSPAHQLGKQLNLPPSYLLIHRVTLSTIGVLCQLGATVRLRDELEAWMPGFLPDAYEEDAAAEATAGEDEAGESAAAREAGADGAGGSPAESPA; translated from the coding sequence ATGTCTGATCTTCCCCGCAAGGCGGTCACCCGGACCGCCAAGCTGGCCGCGCTGCCACTGGGGTTCGCCGGCCGTGCCACCTGGGGCCTGGGCAAACGGCTCGGCGGCCGGTCCGCCGAGATCGTCGGCCGCGAGCTCCAACAGCGCACCGCGGAACAGCTCTTCAAGGTGCTCGGCGAGTTGAAGGGCGGTGCGATGAAGTTCGGTCAGGCGCTGTCCGTCTTCGAGTCGGCGCTGCCCGAGGAGATCGCCGGCCCCTATCGCGCGGCGCTGACGAAGCTCCAGGACGCGGCGCCGCCGATGCCGACGAGCACCGTGCACGCCGTGCTGGCCGAGCAACTGGGCGCCAACTGGCGGGAGCAGTTCGCGGAGTTCGAGGACAAGCCGGCCGCGGCGGCGTCCATCGGGCAGGTGCACCGGGCGGTGTGGCACGACGGCCGCGAGGTGGCCGTCAAGGTGCAGTACCCGGGGGCGGGCACGGCGTTGCTGTCGGACCTGACGCAGCTCAGCCGGTTCGCCCGGCTGCTCGGGCCGCTGATCCCTGGCATGGACATCAAGCCGCTCATCACCGAGTTGCGCGACCGGGTCGCGGAGGAGTTGGACTACGCCCTGGAGGCCGAGGCCCAGCAGGCGCACGCCGCGGAGTTCGCCGCCGATCCCGACGTGGTGGTGCCGGCGGTGGTGCACCAGGGCGACCAGGTCCTGGTGACGGAGTGGTTGGCGGGGGTGCCGCTGTCCGAGGTGATCGCGGACGGCACCGAGGAACAGCGGGACCGGGCCGGGCAGTTGCTGGCGCGCTTCCTCTTCTCCGGCCCGGCGCGCACCGGTCTGCTGCACGCCGATCCGCACCCCGGCAACTTCCGGCTGCTGCCCGGGGAATCACCGGACGGTCCGGTGGCGGAGTGGCGACTGGGCGTCCTGGACTTCGGCACCGTCGACCGGCTGCCCGACGGGTTGCCGCCGACGATCGGCGCCTCACTGCGGATGGCGCTGGACGGCGAGGCGGACGCGGTCTACCGCATGCTGTGCGAGGAGGGGTTCGTCAAGGAGTCCATCGCGCTGGATCCCGACGCGGTGCTGGAGTATCTGCTGCCGATCATCGAGCCCGCGCAGGTGGACGCCTTCACCTTCAGCCGGGGCTGGATGCGCCAGCAGGCGACCCGGATCGGCGATCCGCGCTCCCCCGCCCACCAGTTGGGCAAGCAGCTCAACCTCCCGCCCTCCTACCTCCTGATACACCGTGTGACGTTGAGCACCATCGGGGTGCTGTGCCAGTTGGGGGCCACGGTGCGGCTGCGCGATGAGTTGGAGGCGTGGATGCCGGGATTCCTGCCGGACGCGTACGAGGAGGACGCGGCAGCGGAGGCCACGGCCGGGGAGGACGAGGCCGGGGAGAGCGCGGCCGCACGGGAGGCGGGCGCGGACGGTGCCGGCGGGAGCCCGGCGGAGAGTCCGGCCTGA
- a CDS encoding TOMM precursor leader peptide-binding protein, which translates to MLKPALRRGWRDRETVWFGVAPAHARSVGPVDVATGCFIELLDGTRSLPQLLDEAVALDVPPERARGVVERLGAAGLLEAPAADGPAADALRADGAAVERLRADLGALSVRQRGGASGPLARMGARRSVRVKVKGAGRVGAQLAALLSGSGVGRVDVVDGGTVAPWDVVPGGPAAGQIGERRAEAAGRLVRESSPWSGRPRTGAPVTESGTPGISLMVLAPRDGLGAYAPDPVLAEPLLAAGIPHLYAGVLEGTGVVGPLVVPGVSACAGCDQLRRTDAEPAWPRLLAQWRSGRGTPAVPACDAALATAVAGLAAIQALAYLDGEPPPCTGARMELPLPCASVRTVRIAPHPDCGCGAAAERGPADASVPRPRHATMTG; encoded by the coding sequence ATGCTCAAGCCCGCGCTGCGGCGCGGTTGGCGGGACCGGGAGACGGTGTGGTTCGGGGTGGCACCGGCCCATGCGCGGTCGGTCGGGCCGGTCGACGTGGCGACCGGCTGCTTCATCGAACTGCTCGACGGCACGCGCTCGCTGCCGCAACTGCTCGACGAGGCGGTGGCGCTGGACGTGCCGCCGGAGCGGGCGCGCGGGGTGGTGGAGCGGCTCGGCGCGGCCGGGCTGTTGGAGGCGCCGGCGGCGGACGGACCGGCGGCGGACGCCCTGCGGGCGGACGGCGCGGCCGTCGAGCGGTTACGGGCGGATCTGGGCGCGCTGTCGGTGCGGCAGCGCGGGGGCGCGTCAGGGCCGCTCGCGCGGATGGGGGCGCGCCGGTCGGTCCGGGTCAAGGTGAAGGGGGCGGGCCGGGTCGGCGCGCAGCTCGCGGCGCTGCTGTCGGGGTCCGGGGTCGGCCGGGTGGACGTGGTGGACGGCGGCACGGTCGCGCCGTGGGACGTGGTGCCGGGCGGGCCGGCGGCCGGGCAGATCGGCGAGCGGCGGGCCGAGGCCGCCGGCCGGTTGGTCCGGGAGTCCTCCCCGTGGAGCGGCCGACCCCGGACCGGCGCCCCGGTCACCGAGTCCGGCACGCCCGGCATCTCCCTCATGGTGCTCGCCCCGCGCGACGGCCTCGGCGCCTACGCCCCCGATCCCGTGCTCGCCGAACCGCTGCTCGCCGCCGGCATCCCCCACCTCTACGCGGGCGTGCTGGAAGGCACCGGAGTGGTGGGCCCGTTGGTGGTGCCCGGCGTCTCGGCCTGCGCCGGCTGCGACCAACTCCGGCGCACGGACGCCGAGCCGGCCTGGCCGCGGCTGCTCGCGCAGTGGCGCTCGGGGCGCGGTACCCCGGCGGTGCCGGCCTGCGACGCCGCGCTGGCCACGGCGGTCGCGGGGCTCGCCGCCATCCAGGCGCTGGCGTACCTCGACGGCGAGCCACCGCCGTGCACGGGGGCGCGGATGGAACTGCCGCTGCCGTGTGCGAGCGTACGGACGGTGCGGATCGCCCCGCATCCCGACTGCGGCTGCGGTGCCGCCGCGGAGCGGGGCCCGGCGGACGCCTCGGTTCCTCGGCCGCGACACGCAACAATGACCGGGTAA
- a CDS encoding M48 metallopeptidase family protein: MPADPSPRGSGETPLRRAADRPRRDEPSPPARAVEVRRSARRRRTVSAYREGDRTIVLIPARMSQSEEQRWVSVMLDKLAAQESKRMLGDVDLAERAERLSGQYLDGRARPGSVRWVTNQNTRWGSCTPAEGSIRLSHRLQGMPEYVIDYVLLHELAHLLVPGHGPEFWRLLESYPRTERARGYLEGVVAADRLPHLPAARRR; encoded by the coding sequence GTGCCCGCCGACCCTTCCCCGCGCGGATCCGGGGAGACGCCCCTGCGCCGCGCCGCCGACCGCCCGCGCCGGGACGAGCCGAGCCCACCGGCCCGCGCGGTCGAAGTGCGGCGCAGCGCGCGACGGCGCCGGACGGTCTCCGCGTACCGCGAGGGCGACCGCACCATCGTCCTGATCCCGGCCCGGATGTCGCAGTCCGAGGAGCAGCGCTGGGTCTCCGTGATGCTGGACAAGCTCGCCGCCCAGGAGAGCAAGCGGATGCTGGGCGACGTCGATCTGGCCGAACGGGCCGAGCGGCTCTCCGGGCAGTACCTCGACGGGCGGGCCCGGCCGGGGTCGGTGCGCTGGGTCACCAACCAGAACACCCGCTGGGGGTCGTGCACCCCGGCCGAGGGCAGCATCCGGCTGTCGCACCGCCTCCAGGGCATGCCCGAGTACGTCATCGACTACGTCCTGCTGCACGAGTTGGCGCACCTCCTCGTCCCGGGCCACGGGCCGGAGTTCTGGCGCCTGTTGGAGTCCTACCCGCGCACCGAACGGGCCCGCGGCTACCTCGAAGGCGTGGTGGCCGCCGACCGGCTGCCGCATCTGCCGGCCGCCCGCCGCCGCTGA
- a CDS encoding SDR family oxidoreductase — protein sequence MSSPDPTVRAARNAAATTEQADRGPSDAGRPLRRPVVAVTGAASGVGALLTRALVASDEVKQVVAIDERVGEVAEAEWHVLDVRDPAIADKLRGTDVVVHLALDLDLETDAAARTAYNVRGTQTVLTAAAAAGVHRVVLCTSAMVYGALPDNDVPLAEDAELRATADATGVGDLLEIEHLARRAPRAHPGLNVTVLRPAVLVGGTDTALTRYFESPRLLVVAGSRPAWQFCHVEDLVSALEYAALEKVEGELAVGCDGWLEQEEVEELSGIRRMELPSSVALGAAARLHRIGLTPSPAGDLAYTMHPWVVSGSRLHDAGWRPQWTNEEVLAELLEEVAGRHTVAGRRLGRKDATAAGAAGATVALLGTAALVRRARKARRRI from the coding sequence GTGAGTTCCCCAGATCCGACCGTTCGCGCAGCGCGAAACGCTGCCGCCACAACCGAACAGGCCGACCGCGGCCCGTCCGACGCCGGCCGGCCGCTGCGCCGCCCCGTCGTCGCCGTCACCGGAGCCGCCTCCGGGGTCGGCGCGCTGCTCACCCGCGCCCTGGTCGCGTCCGACGAGGTCAAGCAGGTGGTGGCGATCGACGAGCGGGTCGGTGAGGTCGCCGAGGCGGAGTGGCACGTGCTCGACGTCCGTGACCCCGCCATCGCCGACAAACTGCGCGGAACGGACGTCGTCGTCCATCTCGCGCTCGACCTCGACCTGGAGACCGACGCCGCGGCCCGCACCGCCTACAACGTGCGCGGCACCCAGACCGTGTTGACCGCGGCCGCGGCCGCCGGCGTCCACCGGGTGGTGCTGTGCACCTCCGCGATGGTCTACGGGGCGCTGCCCGACAACGACGTCCCGCTCGCCGAGGACGCCGAACTGCGCGCCACCGCCGACGCCACCGGGGTCGGCGACCTCCTGGAGATCGAGCACCTGGCGCGCCGCGCCCCCCGCGCCCACCCGGGCCTGAACGTCACCGTGCTCCGCCCCGCCGTCCTGGTCGGCGGCACCGACACCGCGCTGACCCGCTACTTCGAGTCGCCGCGCCTCCTGGTCGTCGCCGGCTCCCGCCCCGCCTGGCAGTTCTGTCACGTGGAGGACCTGGTCAGCGCCCTGGAGTACGCCGCCCTGGAGAAGGTCGAGGGCGAGCTGGCGGTGGGCTGCGACGGCTGGCTGGAGCAGGAGGAGGTCGAGGAGCTCTCCGGTATCCGGCGCATGGAGCTGCCGTCCTCAGTGGCTCTGGGCGCCGCCGCCCGGCTGCACCGGATCGGCCTGACGCCGTCGCCCGCCGGAGACCTGGCGTACACCATGCACCCCTGGGTGGTCAGCGGCAGCCGGCTGCACGACGCGGGCTGGCGGCCCCAGTGGACCAACGAGGAGGTCCTTGCCGAACTGCTGGAGGAGGTCGCCGGGCGGCACACCGTCGCCGGCCGCCGGCTCGGCCGCAAGGACGCCACCGCCGCGGGCGCCGCCGGCGCCACCGTCGCCCTCCTGGGCACCGCGGCCCTGGTCCGCCGCGCACGCAAGGCCCGCCGCCGCATCTGA
- a CDS encoding zinc-dependent metalloprotease, which translates to MSDTPFGFGLPPEEPEDGDNGKQKGGQGGSQGPANPFGFGGGSGDANNPFAALFGGMGGPGGQMNPGDLGAAFQRLGQMLSYEGGPVNWEMAKDIARQTVAQGAEDGSKDASVSPGERSAVEDAVRLADLWLDGVTSLPSGAGTVVAWSRAEWVEETLPVWKDLVDPLAERVGSAMGDVLPEEMQAMAGPLLGMMRSMGGAMFGTQIGQALGVLASEVVGSTDIGLPLGPAGKAALLPANVTAFGAGLGVPEEEVRLYLALREAAHQRLFAHVPWLRSHLFGAVEGYARGIKVDTTKLEDVVGQLDPQHPEELQNALQQGMFQPEDTPEQKAALARLETALALVEGWVDAVVHAAAKPHLPSADKLRETLRRRRATGGPAEQTFATLIGLQLRPRRLRDASRLWASLTDARGLDGRDGLWEHPDMLPTAADLDDPDGFVHHEHPDFSELDKMLGEAASGAGPDLTKRSEDAGEAPSDGTKDEGGTRGPEDDGKGGGAQ; encoded by the coding sequence GTGAGTGACACCCCATTTGGATTCGGCCTTCCGCCGGAGGAGCCGGAGGACGGCGACAACGGCAAGCAGAAGGGCGGCCAGGGAGGTAGCCAGGGCCCCGCGAACCCCTTCGGGTTCGGCGGCGGGAGCGGCGACGCGAACAATCCGTTCGCGGCGCTCTTCGGCGGCATGGGGGGACCCGGCGGCCAGATGAACCCTGGCGACCTCGGCGCCGCCTTCCAGCGCCTCGGCCAGATGCTCTCCTACGAGGGCGGCCCGGTGAACTGGGAGATGGCCAAGGACATCGCGCGGCAGACCGTCGCGCAGGGCGCCGAGGACGGCAGCAAGGACGCCAGCGTCTCCCCCGGTGAGCGCTCGGCGGTCGAGGACGCCGTACGGCTCGCGGACCTCTGGCTGGACGGCGTGACGTCGCTCCCGTCGGGCGCCGGCACGGTGGTGGCCTGGAGCCGCGCCGAGTGGGTCGAGGAGACCCTGCCGGTGTGGAAGGACCTGGTCGACCCGCTCGCCGAGCGGGTCGGCTCGGCGATGGGCGACGTACTGCCCGAGGAGATGCAGGCCATGGCGGGCCCGCTGCTCGGGATGATGCGCTCCATGGGCGGCGCGATGTTCGGCACCCAGATCGGGCAGGCGCTGGGTGTGCTGGCCTCCGAGGTCGTCGGTTCGACGGACATCGGGCTGCCGCTGGGCCCGGCCGGCAAGGCCGCGCTGCTGCCGGCGAACGTCACGGCGTTCGGCGCCGGACTGGGCGTCCCCGAGGAGGAGGTGCGGCTCTACCTCGCCCTGCGCGAGGCCGCCCACCAGCGGCTGTTCGCCCATGTGCCGTGGCTGCGCTCGCACCTCTTCGGTGCCGTCGAGGGCTATGCGCGCGGCATCAAGGTCGACACGACCAAGCTGGAGGACGTGGTCGGCCAGCTCGACCCGCAGCACCCCGAGGAGCTCCAAAACGCCCTCCAGCAGGGCATGTTCCAGCCCGAGGACACCCCGGAGCAGAAGGCCGCGCTGGCCCGTCTGGAGACCGCGCTGGCGCTCGTCGAGGGCTGGGTCGACGCGGTGGTGCACGCCGCGGCCAAGCCGCACCTGCCGTCTGCCGACAAGCTCCGCGAGACGCTGCGGCGGCGCCGGGCCACCGGTGGCCCGGCCGAGCAGACCTTCGCCACGCTGATCGGCCTCCAGCTCCGCCCGCGGCGCCTGCGGGACGCCTCGCGGCTGTGGGCCTCCCTGACGGACGCACGGGGCCTGGACGGCCGCGACGGCCTGTGGGAGCACCCGGACATGCTGCCGACGGCGGCCGATCTGGACGACCCGGACGGCTTCGTCCACCACGAGCACCCGGACTTCTCCGAGCTCGACAAGATGCTGGGCGAGGCGGCGTCCGGTGCGGGCCCGGACCTGACCAAGCGGTCCGAGGACGCCGGTGAGGCACCGTCGGACGGCACCAAGGACGAGGGTGGCACACGCGGCCCCGAGGACGACGGCAAGGGCGGCGGCGCCCAGTGA
- a CDS encoding molybdenum cofactor biosynthesis protein MoaE encodes MSGTHSRTGRDHPGEQAAEDPIRLLEIRAAALSVDEVFAAVGDASAGGTALFVGTVRSHDGGADVDGLGYSAHPSAEAELRRIAEKVVADYPVRALAAVHRVGDLAIGDLAVVVAVACPHRAEAFAACRKLIDDLKHEVPIWKHQTFSDGTEEWVGA; translated from the coding sequence ATGTCTGGCACGCACTCCCGCACCGGTCGCGACCACCCTGGTGAGCAGGCCGCCGAGGACCCCATCCGGCTCCTGGAGATCCGCGCCGCCGCGCTGTCGGTGGACGAGGTCTTCGCGGCGGTCGGTGACGCATCGGCCGGTGGCACGGCCCTCTTCGTCGGCACCGTCCGCTCGCACGACGGCGGCGCGGACGTGGACGGCCTGGGCTACTCCGCGCACCCGTCCGCCGAGGCGGAGCTGCGCCGGATCGCCGAGAAGGTCGTCGCCGACTACCCGGTCCGCGCGCTGGCCGCCGTTCACCGGGTGGGCGACCTGGCCATCGGGGACCTCGCCGTGGTCGTCGCGGTCGCCTGCCCCCACCGGGCCGAGGCGTTCGCGGCCTGCCGCAAGCTGATCGACGACCTCAAACACGAGGTCCCCATCTGGAAGCACCAGACGTTCTCGGACGGAACCGAAGAGTGGGTGGGCGCGTAG
- a CDS encoding NUDIX hydrolase codes for MTLREDAARVLKEWPAPSADQERLRLAYLDHLAAHQDGMWKPCKEGHLTASALVIDPEGGRVLLTLHRKLEMWLQMGGHCEPEDASLADAALREAREESGIARGLTLLGGAPVRLDRHQTPCAVHLDVQYAALAPPDAVAAISDESLDLRWFRYDEVPSVADASVVNLVADTRALLSATP; via the coding sequence GTGACCCTGCGGGAGGACGCGGCGCGGGTGCTCAAGGAGTGGCCCGCGCCGTCGGCCGACCAGGAGCGACTGCGGCTGGCCTATCTGGACCACCTCGCGGCCCATCAGGACGGCATGTGGAAGCCGTGCAAGGAGGGGCACCTCACCGCCAGCGCGCTGGTCATCGACCCGGAGGGCGGTCGGGTGCTGCTCACCCTGCACCGCAAGCTGGAGATGTGGCTCCAGATGGGCGGGCACTGCGAGCCCGAGGACGCCTCGCTCGCCGACGCGGCGCTGCGGGAGGCGCGCGAGGAGTCCGGGATCGCGCGGGGGCTGACGCTGCTGGGCGGTGCGCCGGTGCGGCTGGACCGCCATCAGACGCCCTGCGCCGTGCACTTGGACGTCCAGTACGCCGCGCTGGCGCCGCCGGACGCGGTCGCGGCGATCAGCGACGAGTCGCTGGACCTGCGGTGGTTCCGCTACGACGAGGTGCCCTCGGTGGCCGATGCGTCGGTGGTCAACCTGGTGGCGGACACCCGGGCGTTGCTGTCGGCGACACCATGA
- a CDS encoding ATP-dependent DNA helicase UvrD2 codes for MTAATDATLFPQVPATADAVLDGLDPEQREVATALHGPVCVLAGAGTGKTRAITHRIAYGVRAGILQPASVLAVTFTARAAGEMRGRLRQLGAAGVQARTFHSAALRQLQFFWPRAVGGELPRLLDRKGPLVAEAAARCRLKLDRNELRDVTGEVEWSKVTQTVPADYPAAVVKAGREAPRDPAEIGQIYATYEQLKRDRGTIDFEDVLLLTVGVLQDRHDIAEQVRAQYQHFVVDEYQDVSPLQQRLLDLWLGDRDNLCVVGDASQTIYSFTGATPDHLLDFRVRHPHATVVKLVRDYRSTPQVVHLANGLLSRARGRAAEHRLELVSQREPEGEPAFTEYADEPAEAEGTARRIRDLIAAGVPASEIAVLFRINAQSEVYEQALADAGVPYQLRGAERFFERPEVREAGVKLRGAARFGGNDTLLDGAAGLPSEVRAVLSDMGWTDQPPAGSGAVRDRWESLAALVRLAEDFARARPTATLADLVAELDERAGAQHAPTVEGVTLASLHAAKGLEWDAVFLVGLTEGMLPIHHARTDEQVEEERRLLYVGITRARRRLTLSWSLARSPGGRHSRSASRFLDGLRPGSGGSRYRAAGALSAGGVERGRATAAPDRPRRAHRSPARCRVCNRTLTDPGEMKLMRCEDCPSELDEGLYERLRDWRSAQAAVTRQPAYCVFTDKTLMAIAETVPASAEELAVIPGVGRRKLDRFGTDVLAICAGEEPGGDAAGGRAGGAENSWEK; via the coding sequence GTGACAGCAGCAACCGACGCCACTCTCTTCCCGCAGGTTCCGGCGACGGCCGACGCGGTGCTCGACGGGCTCGACCCCGAGCAGCGCGAGGTCGCCACGGCCCTGCACGGGCCGGTGTGCGTCCTGGCCGGCGCCGGCACCGGCAAGACCCGCGCGATCACCCACCGCATCGCGTACGGCGTCCGGGCCGGGATCCTCCAGCCCGCCAGCGTGCTCGCGGTCACCTTCACCGCCCGCGCCGCCGGCGAGATGCGCGGCCGGCTCCGGCAGCTCGGCGCGGCCGGCGTGCAGGCCCGCACGTTCCACTCCGCGGCCCTGCGCCAGCTCCAGTTCTTCTGGCCCCGGGCGGTCGGCGGCGAGCTGCCGCGGCTGCTGGACCGCAAGGGCCCGCTGGTCGCCGAGGCCGCCGCCCGCTGCCGCCTCAAGCTCGACCGCAACGAGCTGCGCGACGTCACCGGCGAGGTCGAGTGGTCCAAGGTCACCCAGACCGTGCCCGCCGACTACCCGGCCGCGGTCGTCAAGGCCGGCCGCGAGGCCCCCCGCGACCCCGCCGAGATCGGCCAGATATACGCCACGTACGAACAGCTCAAACGGGACCGCGGCACCATCGACTTCGAGGACGTGCTGCTGCTCACGGTCGGCGTTCTCCAGGACCGGCACGACATCGCCGAGCAGGTGCGCGCCCAGTACCAGCACTTCGTCGTCGACGAGTACCAGGACGTCAGCCCGCTCCAGCAGCGGCTGTTGGACCTGTGGCTGGGCGACCGCGACAACCTCTGCGTGGTCGGCGACGCCAGCCAGACCATCTACAGCTTCACCGGCGCCACCCCCGACCACCTCCTCGACTTCCGGGTCCGCCACCCGCACGCCACGGTCGTCAAGCTGGTCCGCGACTACCGCTCCACCCCCCAGGTCGTCCACCTCGCCAACGGCCTGCTCTCCCGGGCCCGGGGCCGCGCCGCCGAGCACCGCCTGGAGCTGGTCTCGCAGCGCGAGCCCGAGGGCGAGCCGGCGTTCACCGAGTACGCCGACGAGCCCGCCGAGGCCGAGGGCACCGCCCGCCGGATCCGTGACCTGATCGCCGCCGGCGTCCCGGCGAGCGAGATCGCGGTCCTCTTCCGCATCAACGCCCAGTCCGAGGTCTACGAACAGGCCCTCGCCGACGCCGGCGTGCCCTATCAACTCCGCGGCGCCGAGCGGTTCTTCGAGCGGCCCGAGGTGCGCGAGGCCGGCGTCAAGCTGCGCGGCGCGGCCCGCTTCGGCGGCAACGACACCCTGCTGGACGGCGCGGCCGGCCTGCCGTCCGAGGTGCGCGCGGTGCTCAGCGACATGGGCTGGACCGACCAGCCGCCGGCCGGTTCCGGCGCCGTCCGCGACCGCTGGGAGTCGCTCGCCGCCCTGGTGCGCCTGGCCGAGGACTTCGCCCGGGCCCGCCCCACCGCCACCCTCGCCGACCTCGTCGCCGAACTCGACGAGCGGGCCGGCGCCCAGCACGCCCCCACCGTGGAGGGCGTCACCCTCGCCTCCCTGCACGCCGCCAAGGGCCTGGAGTGGGACGCGGTGTTCCTGGTCGGCCTCACCGAGGGCATGCTGCCGATCCACCACGCCCGCACCGACGAGCAGGTCGAGGAGGAGCGCCGGCTGCTCTACGTCGGCATCACCCGCGCCCGTCGCCGGCTGACGCTGTCCTGGTCGCTGGCCCGCTCGCCCGGCGGCCGGCACTCGCGCAGCGCCAGCCGCTTCCTCGACGGCCTGCGCCCCGGCTCCGGCGGGTCCCGTTACCGCGCCGCCGGGGCCCTGTCCGCCGGCGGCGTCGAGCGCGGCCGCGCCACGGCGGCCCCCGACCGGCCGCGCCGCGCGCACCGCAGCCCCGCCCGCTGCCGGGTCTGCAACCGCACGCTGACCGACCCCGGCGAGATGAAGCTGATGCGCTGCGAGGACTGCCCCTCGGAGCTCGACGAGGGGCTCTACGAGCGGCTGCGGGACTGGCGCTCCGCACAGGCCGCGGTCACCCGTCAGCCCGCCTACTGCGTCTTCACCGACAAGACCCTGATGGCCATCGCCGAGACCGTCCCGGCGAGCGCCGAGGAACTGGCCGTCATCCCCGGCGTGGGCCGCCGCAAGCTGGACCGCTTCGGCACCGACGTCCTGGCGATCTGCGCCGGTGAGGAGCCCGGTGGGGACGCCGCAGGGGGGCGCGCGGGGGGCGCGGAAAACTCATGGGAAAAATAG